The window cggatgagatcggggacatgacgaggagtctcgaaatggccgagacgtaaagatcgatatattggacgactatattcggacttcggaaaggttccgagtgattcgggtatttttcggagtaccggagagttacgggaatacgtattgggccttattgggccatacgggaaagaagaaaaatggcctcaagggtggccgcacccctccccttggtctggtctgaattggactagggaaggggggcgcccccttccttccttctctttttcccttcctcttttcctattccatatgggaggtggaatcctactaggactagggagtcctagtaggactccacacttggtgcgccccctcctagggccggcctcctcctcccttgctcctttatatacgggggcaggggggcaccccagagacacaacaattgatccttgagatctcttagccgtgtgcggtgcccccctccaccatattacacctcgataataccgttgcggagcttaggcgaagccctgcgtcggtggaacatcatcatcattatcacgccgtcgtgctgacgaaactctccctcaacactcggctggatcggagttcgagggacgtcatcgagctgaacgtgtgtagaactcggaggtgccgtacgttcggtacttgatcggtcggatcgtgaagacgtacaactacatcaactgcgttgtgataacgcttccgttgtcggtctacgagggtacgtggacaacactctcccctctcgttgctatgcatcaccatgatcttgcgtgtgcgtaggaatttttttgaaattactacgttccccaacaagaagaTGATAAAATGCTGCAGTTTTGCTACATGCTTCAACCGGCATAGATTTTTGCTACAACTGGCATAGCATTTTGCTACAACTAGCGTCACGTTTTGCTACAACACACAGCCGGCATCGCGGTTTTGCTACAACTAGCATCGTTTTTTGCTACAACCGGCATAATGTTTTGCTACATCCATCACGGCCTAGCTGCGACCCAGCACGGGTTTCTGTGAATTCCGGCGGCGAGATCCAGCACGGGGGGCAGGGGCGGATGCTGCAACCGGTCGCCGGCGAGCTGCTACGGGCTCGCGGCGAGCTGCAACCTCGACCGGCCGTAACGGAGCTCGAGCCCAAATCCATGGCGGCAAGGAGGTCATGACGTATGTAAGACATGATTGAAGCAATCCCAAGGCGGCTTGATAGGTGGGGGAGCCCCTCGTCGACGTGATTCGGCCGCGGGGAACGAATAACAGGCGgatctagccgccgccgccgccgcggatcgGGGACGGGCAGTCGCGGGGGGGTCCAGCTCCCCTGTTTTCCTTGCTGTGGCTGTTCGTACACGGTCGCAACAAAACTGTTCTTTTTTGCTGCAACGGTTGCTTCAGTCCGTGTATGCGCGCAGATCTAACGGTCCATGCAAACCGCATCGGACGGCTGGGCCTCGACCGGCCCAACTGTTGAGCCGGTGCGCCGGCGCAGATCGCTGCCCTTTCTTTAATGAATGAAAGGAAATTGGTCTTGTACCGGCTAGATGCTACTGGATGCATGCGTGCTAGCATCAATTataaatttttatttttcaaaaGAGCACCGATTATTACTCGCTGTTGTTGTTTGTTGTTACATTATATATACGCCCTTTTCTTAAATAAGTGTCCTAattttagtacaactttgtattATAGTTATACAAAGTTAAGACACTTATTTTAGGGCAGAGAGTATAATAATTAAAAGTGGGTGAAATATTAGAAAGAAATATTTCTAAAGGGAGAAGATATTTGAAGCTCACCGGTGCTTGCTGTCCATGAAGATGTTCCTCAAATCTGGATGTCATGGGTGAGATAGGGAGGAGAGACGGAGGGATGACCAATAGAGAGAGTGTGACAACGGTGCATCTTGCTCGCGTCCTGTTTCGTCCAGCATCGCAGCTAGGAGGGGGGAGCACTACCCTCCGTTGTACCATCTATCCCACGCAGTTACCCTAATCCTGATCCTCATCGAGGCTCGATGATAATGTCCAGGAAAGTGCTCATGTTGACGTGGAGAATGTGCTTCTACTGCTAGCGGCAACGTGTCAACAAAGAGCGGCAAGCATTGTAAATACTTTACTTTCCGGCAATCATATTTTTGAAGTGGGAAAGCATAAATATGAATTAATGTTAATAGGGATTGTGAGATATAGGAATTAATATATAATCTATTTGAGACTGTTACAGGTATACGTATGCTGCACAATTACTTTCACATCGAAGGAGTAGCCGATGATCTACCGGATAGATAAATGTTTAGATTTTTGCAATTATTTTTACACAGGGTTGTTAAATAACAACTTATTACACATAATTCAATTTCTTTATAGAGAGTTGAAGAAGTAGGTTTTATTTGTAGACAAAGAGATCACAAGCTTTTGAAGATCACAAGCTTTTGGAATACAATAAGATCTTCATAAAGTGGATTTTTATGAGTCTTACAACCAATTTAATTGGAAAATCTCATTATTCATCGTGACAGGTAAACTCCCGAATACCACATGGACACTTGGATTATTTTatacccgttgcaacgcacgagcattTTTGCTagtatatgtgtgtgtgtgtgtgtatgacAAATCTTTCctacaagcagtggtagttaccaccacttgcgttttgtatgttgtatgtagtatctatCGAAACCAAGAGTATGTACGTGTACTATATAGTATCTTGCTTTGAAATATGTACTTGTATGCTCTTTTTTATgtacaaatatgtacgtatttcataaatataacaaaaactatagactcatatgcaattttttcatgtaacttgctttgaaatatcttagatatagtatatgaatataattaaaataataaaataatatatatagtaccacatggtagtatatgagatATGTGGGGTAACTAACACCGGGTGTTAGGATGGATTTTTCCtatagaaaaagaggcttccatacgcccccattagtccccaaaataatcgaaccgcgacaaaaggggtctttagtcgcggttcgggaggagacccgcgaccaactatctgggcccagcgcgctcggtcgacagctggcggacgggaggggctttagtcccggttggcctggccgaccgggactaaaggtcctcaggctggcccgaaggcctttagtcgcggttggccagaccaaccgggactaaaggttagtcctttagtcccggttggtgccaccaaccggtactaaagggcccatcaaactctccccccccccccccggaccgccttttcagttttagaaaaaccaaaagaaaatgatggaaatgtcaaaaaaataaaataaaataagtttctcatgtgatatgtggtctagttgttgggaaaattaacaaatatgaatttcgactttatttgcaaaatctctctggaatttcttaaaatgggcataacttttgcatacgaactcggataaaaaagttttttatatgaaaaatcatctactcgaaaagttacatccgaatttaatcgggggaacctcgttaaacattttcaaaatcctcaaaaacctaacagaaaaaaagatacggggcttttaagatctggagaggcaaaaaaattcaaaagtttcaaattatggtcaaactgtggtcaaacaatggtcaaactaattattctagaatattagtgttactaaataattatttcagttttttttaaattttggtcaaatctggtcaaacagtggtcaaacagtggtcaaacaatggtcaaactaattattccagaaatattagtgttactaaataattattgttttttaaaacaatagtttcaaactcaaacagtgaaatgtgtcacttcatgctcaagcaaaattcctgagggttaatagaattgacatcctactattgtcaggaaaacaacaagtgcagacttggaaacgagggagaatagaacccgaaagttaagcgtgctcgggctggagtagtgagaggatgggtgaccgtccggaaagttagatgatttggaatgatgaggggtgattagagattagaggataaattgagcagtgatgaggggtggtgattagagattagaggttaaaataattcagaaatttgaaaataaaaaaaataaaaaaaattcgcaaaaaaaccaggtttaggggggctaaaaccctaatcctgcggaggaggcctttagtcccggttagccacgagaaccgggactaaaggtcctccgccccgacggactcctggcgcccacgtggacgggcctttagtcgcggttcgtaagaggcgcgactaaagggggggcctttagtcgcgcatatttagtcccggttgcacagccgggattaatggcctttgcgaaccgggactaaaggcctattcTCTACCAGTGATATAACGGCTTTCCTATCTACACTAGCAGCAGAGTGTGCTATCGGAACCCTTGATTTGCATCAAGATCCGAACCTTTATATGGATAAGGTTCCTatatattgtactccctccgttccaaaatataagtgtttttagagatttcaatacatgactacatacagagcaaaatgaatgaatctacactctaaaatatgtctacatacatccgtatgttgtagaccatttgaaatgtctaaaaagacttatatttcggaacggagggagtatcatggTAGATCGCATATACCAAAGGGGAAGCCACGTGCTGAACTTTAGAGAGCACCGGACCAAAATGGCAACCTATGTGCTGCGATGGCAGTAATATTCAGAGTATGCATGCATCTTCTTTCTAGCATTGGGCCACGAGTATGGACCGTTTGGGTAACCCTACTCTATAGGTTTTGTTGTTTTCTTGGCGTTGAAGGGTTCCATCCATCCagatctatttttagcaaagATGAAGGTCTATTGTCTGTATGCACTACAAAGTACAAGCGGTTCGGCACCTTTCGTTTCGTTGGTTTCAGGACGCTGGAGTCAGAAATCATGCATTCCATTACCAATGCTAAGTATGCTTTCATGACTACATTGTTGTTATTACAGGCTAGACTTAGTGAGTCAGAGAGGCATTGACGAGAGGTCGTTACAGTAGCTCCCTGGCACTGCAATTCGGTGCAAAACACCGGCAACACATTGTTCGGATCTGTGATGCGAGTCATCTATCGTCCAAAAATCATGCAATTACCAACTATTAATTCATCTTTGAACTGAAATGTTCTTTTAGTTTTACTAATCTTGCTGGGCCTGTTACAGCCGTGTTTTCATCACGAATTTGTGCGTCGTTTTCTCTGATTCAGTCGGAAACCAGTGCTGACGAGGATCAACTTAGGTAAACACCAAAAGATTGCATGGGTCTAATTGACTGTGTGTGTTGAACCACCTACACCCTCTTGCACTTACAGGATGCAGCTGAAGGGCCGGTTGCTTTCCATGTCTTGGCCGGTCGAAAAAAAGGAGGGGTACATACATACAACGAGGTATGGACAAATTATGGCTGTATTACAGGGATGGCTGCTCCTCTTTACGATTTCACTATTGGTCACAGTGTTCGCGTCCCTTCCTGTGTGGTAAGTGGTAACTGATGTTGAAACTTGAAAGGCTACTGCTGCCTTGTACTACTACTATATACTCTGTTACACTATCACGAGGAGGAAGCGTGTTTTTGAAGAATGAGTTCTGGACTGGTCCACGAGCTCGACGAGCAGGTACGCCCCGCGCTTGGTTTGTGCATGCGGCCTGTTCGCTCAACGGCAGCGCATGCATCACAGAAGACCACGCGGAGACGAGGTACTACTACCAGTGCAGGAACTGGCATCTATTCCTACTCCTTGTCAATTTGTCCTATTCTGGATTTAGAGCTGCGTTCTATTCTATAGAGGCTCGATTTTGATTTGGGAGTATAACCTGTTGAATTACGCGACAAAAGCAAACCGTGGCGCGCTGAATTTATTTCACTTCCAATCTTCGTTGAATTTGTCATATTTACATCTCATGGCGTGTTCTTGCTGTCCTCTTCTCTTAGTGATATTTATTGCTCGCTCCTCGTCTAAAGAAAAGGCATCTACTTCGACCAAGGCTGCAGACCTTGATGAAACATCTTCCTATCGTTGCTGCTGCTCGCTGCTACTAGTACTACAGCCCTTAGTTGCTCGAATGGAAGTTTTCCGAGCTGGCCGTGCAAGCAATGGAAGCGGCAGTTCGACCATGGTGAGTATTGCTAGGGCTGAAGATGCATTTGCAGGCGCCATGGTCCCTGTTGgagtgctggtgaagatgttgaggCCTTGAGTGTCATATCCTCAGGTATGATGCGGGATTTCCAGTTTAGCTACAGAAAAAAGTGTACATCTGTTCGTTGTTCTCTGGTTTCAGCGCCTTGATTGTTACACCTCGCATGGTCCGCAACCGAGCCAAAGGCCGGGCGCACGCTGGAGCATTGGTGAGAGCAGCTGCAAAGCAAGGTTCATCCCATGTTGAAGCAAACGAAATTGAACCTGAAGCTATAACTGaagaaaagattgagaaactgaCCTGAAGCAACGAAAACTGAACCTGCCGCAAGTCTCCAAGGGAAACTGTTCCGTCCACGAGATACTCGTCCAAGGATTGGGTTAAATAACCACATCTCTCTGACTGTGTGGTAAGCTGGGGACCCACTTGTAAGTGTGAGATGAGAGGCTAGTTGTTATATACTCTGGTGGGATCACGGACCGCCTCAAGAGTTAAGATTCGCTCAAGAAATAGAAAGTACTAGCACTGTCAGAATAGGTCAGGTAATCTCTGATCCCAGGATTCCAGGACGTAGGCCACGGGTCGTTCGTTTTAGCCTTCCATCAACAAGAGTAGCAGGTCTAGCGAACCCGTGGGTTTACTTCTTGGCTTGATCTGGCGAACCAACCTTGCAAAGCACGTTTCTTTCTTTTTGCATGTGCCATTCGACAGCAAAGCACATTTCAATATAGAACGTTTTTCCCTTCTGACTATATTACACAAGCACGGCCTGCAAATGGAGTAAAATCATTTTTCGTTGTAAATGCTAGTGGTAATGACTGCTATTTTCTGTTTAGTTGCTCGATGGTGCCATCTGAAAAATGATAAAAGTAGAGTGAGAGAGTTAGAAAATTTTATGATTCTGCGTACACATGTTATAGAAATTTTTGGTTACATTGAAcccaaaaaaagtgcaagttggTATGTATTTCCTTCGTAAAGAAATATAAGGAAAAGTCTAACCGATCCATTAAAAGTTAGCGGAGTATATACCTTAGTGGAGTATATATATAATCCACTAAAATTTCGCCGCACCTAGCCGATCCCCTAAAGTTAGCGCAGTATAACTAAATTTGCACAAATTCAATCAAATTTGaaccgaaagatgatgcaattaAGCATAAGTTCAAAACATAAAGTTCTCGCAACCGAACATTAAACATAATTTGAACTAAAACTAAACTTAAACTACTTTCGACCGAAATGGAGGTTGAGCCAATCCTTCCAGGTGAGGTCACCCTCGGTGAGAGCTGGGTCCGGGCCAGTGTCGTCGTCATCACCGGGGAAGACACTCCGCCACTCCTCGACGTCGATCTTGTCATCACCGCCCTCCATGCCGCCCGCATTACCGCCCTCCTCGCTGCCCGCGTTGCTACCCTTGTCGTCGGAGATGACGATAACTTCGCCGTCATTGACGACGAAGATCGCTCGCTCGCCTCCACTAGCTCCGGCTACTGCCGGCAGAGGTCATCCATGTAGGCCTCGGCGgtggcctcggcctcgaggcgctccctCGCCGCCCGGTCTTCCCGCGCCATCCGAGCGGACACCACCCCCGGCTCCGGCAAGACAAGGTCGACCAGCCGCGTGCCGATGGGAAAATTGAGCATCGCGTCGCGGCCGTGGAACTAGACCTGCCACCGGTCACattccatggccgcgagctcggcggTGTGGAAGGAGTCGACCCACTTTCACGTGTCGGTCTTGCGGACGGTGATTTCGGCCACCCACGTCCCCCGTGACCGCTGTCGGACGCCCATGTAGGTCCTCGTCGGGGCGCGGCTGAGGGAGGTCTGGGAAGTCCACAAAACGCATGGGGGTGCGGCGGCCGGCGGATCGGCTGAGTGGCGGCGGCTCGACGAAGCGGCCACGGAGGACAACCCGCGGGCGTGGCGGCGCGGATCCATGCTGCGGATCAGTGAAGGGATGAGAGGAAGAGATATGGGAGTTCAAGGTAAAAAAAAGGTGCCCACTCTAATAAAAAAGAGTGCACACATAGGATTGTGTAAGGTTTGGGCAATGGAAAATGAAGGTTCTCATGTCATTATATAGGTTTCATGTTTCACTTACACTTGTTAGTTCATAATTGTTGTTTCCTCTTATGCCAACTCTATAAACTTATATTTCAAGTGGCCTTAACCACATCAAGTGATGGCGCCTAGATTAAATCCTAGTGGGACcatgacacacacacacacacaggtggagagagagagagagagagatgggaTACTGGCATGGAAAGAGAGAAGTCAGGGGTTCATGGTATAAAAGGTGCCCACTTCAATAAAAAAGAGTGCACATACATGTTGTGTCTCGTTTAGGCAATGGCAAATGAAGGTTATCGTGTCATTATAAAGATCGGACGATACTAGATCACCGCGAGGGGCATATTTCGAGCGGCCTTAACCACATCAAGTGTTGGCGCCTATATTAAATCCTAATCAGTCTGTAgaccaacacacacacacacacacatactcACTCActcacaaacacacacacacacacaaagggATGAGAGAAAGAGAGATGGGAGTTCAAGGTATAAAAGGTGCCCGCTCCAATAAAAAGAGTGCACACGTAGGGTTGTGCAAGGTTTGGGCAGAAAATCAAGGTTCTCGTGTCATTATATAActttcatgcttcacttataatTGTTAGTTCATAATTGTTGTTCCTTTTATGCCAACTCTATCAACTTATATTTCAAGTGGCCTTAACCACATCAAGTGTTGCCGCCTAGATTAAATCCGAGTCGGaccatcacacacacacacccacacacaggtggagagagagagagagagagagagagagagagagagagagagagagagagagagagagatgggaTACTGACGTGGAAAGAGAGAAAGGTCAGGAGTTCATGGTATAAAAGGTGCCCACTTAGATAAAAAGAGTGCACATACATGTTGTGTAAGGTTTAGGCAATGACAAATAAAGGTTATGTGTCATTATAGAGGTATGAGGATACTAGATCACTGCGAGGGGTATATTTCAAGCGGCCTTAATCACATCAAGTGTTGGCGTCTAGATTAAATCCTAATCAGTCAACTAACCAACACACACagacacatacacacacacaacCACTGATCTCCACTGCTGCGCAGCGAGCAGGACGCACCGGCCAGATCAGATCTAATTAGAGGCTAGACCACACATGCAACCGACTCGTCCACACCATTCACTCCCTCATCGCCGATACGAGGTCAGATGGCCTGCTGCCGCATAACCGGCCACCGCTCGAAGGAGGGCCGGCCGTCGCGCCTTCAAGACCCGAACGGCCGCGCCTCCTCACGCTGAGGGGACCGCACCACCCTCATCCCGCGGGAGAGAGGGAGAATGTGGGGTGCATGCTACCCCTGATCACATGTGAATCGTACAGCGTCTACGCTGTTGCGTGAAATGAGGGAAGGCGAGCAGGGCAACCGCTGGCAGTCTGTCCGTGAACAAAAAAAAGCAAGTTTGAATTACGAGTCTTCACTCAGGGAAACTAAAGCAAGTATCAGTGCATGTGTCTCTCGTGCCAGACATGCATATGCACCGAATAAGGAAACACATGCAGTTTTTGACCGGTGGATCAGCCATGCACGAGAAAAAGGGCATTGACCAGTTCACCTCGCGCGTGGTAGAAGGCCCTGGTATTCAATGAAATCCCATGCTTGGCTCGGAGTGCTCGTCTTGACGTGCCTTTGAATTCCTTGGAATCCGGGATGATCTCGTTTTTGCATTATGGGCGCGGGGCGCTGCATGCCTGACAGTGTCGGCTGGGGGAAAAGGTTTCGTCACAAAAAAATGCTGAAGGAAAAGGTTTTCTTTTTTTCGGGGAAAAGGTGTGGTTTGATAGGGCTTGATCTGTTTGTTGACTAACTAACTGAATGCTAAACTAGCTCTGAAATGTCTTGGTAACTCGAGAGGCATACATGGCGTGGCCACCTACAGGCATAGATGAATGCATGTGTGTCGCAACATAATTGGGAGCTAAAACGTTGTTGTTTACTGACACAATGATGCTAGGCTTTGACAAATGTGTTTCCACGCAATAACATACGGTCTTGACAAGAACAGTTAATAGTGATTCTGTCTTGACCTAGACATGGTTAATATCTGGAGTTCATAGTATCTTGGCTATGGTGTTTTTCAACAACACACTCATGGGGCGCACTAATTCTACGAAGACTTAAAAAAACACATTCATACCGGTcagtctctcgaccatttcagtcTGAAGATTTCTTTGGGGTCAGGATTTTAAGCCTGATACAGCCGAAAGGCCCACCAGCCTTTTCTTGTCCACGATGAGAGGATTGTGTATGGATGAACGAACATGCATCATAATAATACGATCGATACACGTTCCGTGTAGCACATGACGAATCCATACTTCATAACAGTGATAAAGATGACAGCTTGAGTCATCCAAAAAGCATCTTACCAAGCGATACATTTCAACAATAGGACGCCGTCAGGGAGGAAGAATAAAAACATGATTAATTAGGACTAGGAGGTGCTGATCTGAAGCAATTAGGATATAATTCGAAAAGGATTAACTAAGATTCAAATGGAGAGCCGAAGATATGCAAACGATCGAACTACACCAGAAAATAAACGAGGAAAAAAATGCATGCACCTTCACCATGCATGGAACCAAACAAACGTTGCGTACCTTTCGTGGGCTCAGAACCTTTGGCACACGGCCCGAACACTGACGCGGGGCAAGGCGTGCCAGCCTAAATGCTGGGCCTAATGCCTATTCACATGCAAAAGTGGTCCATGATCATCTCAAAGAGGAAATAAAGTTTAGACATAAAAAATGACGAAAATGCAAAGAGGGAAAGGGTGTGGAACAGATCCCAATGCTTGCATGTGGCTCGGATAGCACTCTCTGCTAAGAAACACATTAGCCATGCTTTtccccatatatatatatattaggggAACAGAAACAGCAACTCCATGAACATCAGTTGGCGATTTTATTAGGGGAACAGAAACAGCAACACCACATCGATCGCAGCTTTTACAGAACAGAAACTAATCAACATGTCTACTCTGGCGCGCGCACACACAACTTAGCCTCGCTCACAAATCCAGCTACTCCATGAACCGACGCCACCCGCTTCGCCAGCTGCATGCTACCGCCAGTTTATTTCACTCAGACGACTAGCGCCATCTAGCACTTCTTGCCCAGGCGCGGGTTGTTGGCAAAGCTGCACCAAATCAACAAtggacatgcatgcatgcatggtcaGCGCTTACGAGCAGTAGTGGAACAAATATACATGGAGTATATAGCAAATAACAACTTGATTATCGAAAGTATACTGAAAGCGGATGCGTTGCATGCTTACTACGTACCTACGACGAGGTATGTGCTTAAACGGTCCAGCGGTTGGAATCGGGCCGCAAAAGTCGTTGTTTGAGAAATCCCTGCAGGTGAAACGTATAGGGTAGATGAAACAATGCAAAGAACGAATGCATGAAGCTGAGCTCCACTCACGCATTTATCAGGTTGGACAGCCCCACCAGTTCCTTCGGGATCGGGCCGGTGAAGTGGTTGTCATAAATTGCCCTATTGATCAGATGCCAATAGAGTTAACATTGTCATTGGTAAATTGTCACGGGCAGAAATAAACCGGGTTGAAGAGGCTCACAAATATTCTAGGCGGTCCAGTTGGCCAAGCTCCGGCGCCAGCGGTCCGGACAGGTTCAGGCGGGCAAGGCCTCTGTTAAAACAAATTAATATCATTACTACTCCAGTAAAAATTAGATGCGTCCAGAAATATAAAAAGGACAGTGTTCCAAGCAAGCAGTCACTCGAGGAGGCCTTGACTGGGCCAGGTTCATCGTCTTCAGGCCCACGAGTTTGGGACCAGGCCTACCAGATTCGCCCAAATTCATCTTTTTTTGTCCATGTCTCGTGGTGGCGTCTGATCCGCCGTTCTCGACTGGAGCTCAGGTCACGTCCTCGATCCTGTGGCACCCATCATCATTGGGTTGGGTGGGCTGGCCGGCCGTTGTCTCGCCGACGACATCTTCTCATGCGTCCACATAAATAGTTACTGTACTATTTCAGGCCCATCCCAATCGAGTATGGCCGCAACAATGATAATGCtactttttttattttatttttagaaaaggaggatgtatcccggcctctgcatctggacgatgcatccAGCCATATTATATTCTAAAATACGTATTTTTAAAAGAAAAACTATACGCCTAACTATTTTTGAAATCTTCTAATCTAAAATT is drawn from Aegilops tauschii subsp. strangulata cultivar AL8/78 chromosome 1, Aet v6.0, whole genome shotgun sequence and contains these coding sequences:
- the LOC109768120 gene encoding protein NSP-INTERACTING KINASE 1-like, with product MAPTVAGSLLPLSVIVLATVASTVLLAPVAVKDIDALLALKSGLHDPNGALKSWDPQLVNPCTWFYITCDDNNRVTRIGLARLNLSGPLAPELGQLDRLEYLAIYDNHFTGPIPKELVGLSNLINADFSNNDFCGPIPTAGPFKHIPRRSFANNPRLGKKC